A DNA window from Chiloscyllium plagiosum isolate BGI_BamShark_2017 chromosome 9, ASM401019v2, whole genome shotgun sequence contains the following coding sequences:
- the LOC122552608 gene encoding endonuclease domain-containing 1 protein-like produces MGTGSLVLFLLLLARMVQGEVVQDFDKCSWFFQGGVPPRLSESQNWFRICQRYKNHYHFATLYNSGLRVPVYSAYRYPCSMGQSAGYRPSPWFYEPQIDNPASGNEMQTCNVPSSRFQAVESDYRDNNYDRGHLYPFKLNDKTSATSTCTLTNAVPERHGANVRWLHQVESFVRRLAQICHRSKRTMYVVTGADNPTQNKMNNRVSVPGLVWSALCCTSAQDLNNDPCLSGNVVSEEMDIPTYDNDFSFAFMKNMEPEANAEHLMVRELQKILGVGKIFDRCRGTTKDDEAETFKEVEALISKLAISTEDQEDISLPIPAEENPAADGDDLATQQADTPLEPASKEVDEVCESTIINALAPIGRMISLITNGVSAFARLITTVINIARILMVAILRVPFGIIHDCAGCLTIMVKHLIVTVATVPQDLLGIVASIISDTAGVIAWSARMIKYLVRVL; encoded by the exons ATGGGGACAGGGAGCCTGGTCTTATTCCTGCTGCTGTTGGCTCGGATGGTGCAGGGGGAAgtggtccaggattttgacaagtGCAGTTGGTTCTTCCAGGGTGGGGTGCCTCCTCGCCTATCCGAGAGTCAAAACTGGTTCAGAATCTGCCAGCGGTATAAGAACCATTACCACTTTGCCACTCTGTACAACAGCGGGCTGCGGGTCCCAGTCTACTCCGCCTACAGATACCCCTGCAGTATGGGCCAGAGTGCGGGCTACAGACCCAGCCCCTGGTTTTACGAACCGCAG ATCGACAACCCTGCTAGTGGAAATGAGATGCAGACATGCAATGTGCCTTCCAGTCGCTTTCAGGCAGTTGAGTCCGATTACCGGGATAACAACTATGACCGAGGCCATCTGTACCCATTCAAACTGAATGACAAGACGAGTGCCACAAGTACATGCACCCTCACTAACGCAGTACCCGAACGTCATGGTGCCAATGTcaggtggcttcaccaggttgaatcCTTTGTCCGGAGGCTGGCACAGATATGCCACCGGTCCAAACGGACAATGTACGTGGTGACAGGTGCTGACAATCccacacaaaataaaatgaacaacaGAGTGTCAGTGCCCGGTCTGGTCTGGTCAGCTCTTTGCTGCACCTCTGCACAGGACCTGAATAATGATCCTTGTCTAAGTGGCAATGTGGTATCAGAGGAAATGGACATACCAACATATGATAACGacttttcttttgcattcatgAAAAACATGGAGCCAGAAGCAAATGCTGAGCACCTAATGGTGAGGGAGTTACAGAAAATCCTGGGAGTGGGCAAGATCTTTGACAGGTGCAGGGGAACAACCAAAGATGATGAAGCAGAGACCTTCAAAGAGGTGGAAGCATTGATATCCAAACTGGCAATTAGCACAGAAGATCAAGAGGACATTTCTCTCCCGATACCAGCTGAAGAGAACCCAGCAGCTGATGGTGATGATCTGGCAACACAGCAAGCTGATACACCATTGGAACCAGCCAGCAAAGAGGTTGATGAAGTCTGTGAGTCCACCATCATCAACGCCTTGGCTCCAATTGGAAGGATGATCTCCTTGATCACCAATGGGGTATCAGCCTTTGCCAGACTCATCACAACTGTTATCAACATTGCCCGAATTCTGATGGTGGCCATTTTGAGAGTTCCCTTCGGGATTATCCATGACTGTGCCGGCTGCCTGACCATCATGGTCAAGCATCTGATTGTCACAGTGGCCACGGTTCCCCAAGACCTCTTGGGTATCGTGGCCAGCATTATATCGGACACTGCAGGTGTCATTGCATGGTCCGCCAGGATGATCAAATATCTTGTCAGAGTTCTGTAA